The following are from one region of the Tissierellales bacterium genome:
- the rpsD gene encoding 30S ribosomal protein S4, which produces MARYTGPVCRLCRREGQKLYLKGDKCYTDKCPVSKRNYAPGQHGNSRRKLTEYGLQLREKQKVRRVYGIQESKMRQYFIMADRMKGITGENLLRLLELRLDNVIYRMGFASSRAEARQFVTHGHLRVNGKKVDVPSYITKAGDVIEVKEKSKNSPKFKEMVENHGGTTATWLEVNPNELKGKIVTEPTREDIDIPIEEHLIVELYSK; this is translated from the coding sequence ATGGCGAGATATACAGGTCCCGTATGTAGATTATGTCGTAGAGAAGGTCAAAAGTTATACCTTAAAGGTGATAAATGTTATACAGATAAATGTCCAGTGTCAAAAAGAAATTATGCACCAGGACAACATGGAAATTCAAGAAGAAAACTTACTGAATATGGATTACAGTTAAGAGAAAAACAAAAAGTTCGTAGAGTTTATGGAATACAAGAAAGTAAAATGAGACAATATTTTATAATGGCTGATAGAATGAAAGGAATTACAGGTGAAAACCTATTAAGATTATTAGAACTTAGATTAGATAATGTTATTTATAGAATGGGCTTTGCAAGTTCAAGGGCAGAGGCTAGACAATTTGTTACTCATGGCCATTTGAGGGTAAATGGTAAAAAAGTTGATGTTCCTTCTTATATAACAAAAGCAGGTGACGTTATAGAAGTGAAGGAAAAGAGTAAAAATAGTCCTAAGTTTAAGGAAATGGTAGAAAACCATGGAGGAACTACTGCTACCTGGTTAGAAGTAAATCCTAATGAATTAAAGGGTAAAATTGTAACTGAACCAACTAGAGAAGATATTGATATTCCAATAGAAGAACATTTAATCGTTGAGTTGTACTCTAAGTAG
- the rpsK gene encoding 30S ribosomal protein S11, which yields MAKKNAKGRGTTRVRRRERKNIERGQAYVNSTFNNTMVTLTDTQGNVLSWASAGQLGFRGSRKSTPFAAQQAAEEAAKKAMEHGLQTVEVYVKGPGAGREAAIRSLQATGLEVSLIKDETPIPHNGCRPPKRRRV from the coding sequence ATGGCGAAAAAAAATGCTAAAGGCCGTGGAACTACTCGTGTAAGAAGAAGAGAACGTAAGAATATAGAGAGAGGTCAAGCTTATGTAAACTCTACTTTTAATAATACTATGGTAACATTGACTGATACCCAAGGGAATGTATTATCCTGGGCAAGTGCTGGACAATTAGGATTTAGAGGCTCAAGAAAATCCACTCCTTTTGCAGCACAACAAGCAGCAGAAGAAGCAGCAAAAAAAGCAATGGAACATGGATTGCAAACTGTAGAAGTTTATGTAAAAGGACCTGGTGCTGGAAGAGAAGCAGCAATTAGATCCCTTCAAGCAACAGGTTTAGAAGTGAGTTTAATTAAAGATGAAACTCCAATACCACATAATGGATGTAGACCACCAAAGCGTAGAAGAGTTTAA
- the rpsM gene encoding 30S ribosomal protein S13, protein MARISGVDLPRNKRVEVGLTYIYGIGRSRSNEILKKAGVDPDTKIKDLTESELSTLRSIIDEYPVEGDLRREVSLNLKRLKEINCYRGVRHKRGLPVRGQRTKTNARTRKGPKTAAGKKSRK, encoded by the coding sequence ATGGCTAGAATTTCAGGTGTTGACTTACCTAGAAATAAAAGAGTAGAAGTTGGGCTAACTTATATATACGGTATAGGTAGATCAAGGTCTAATGAGATATTGAAGAAGGCTGGAGTAGATCCAGATACTAAAATAAAGGATTTAACAGAATCAGAATTATCAACTTTAAGATCGATTATTGACGAATATCCTGTAGAAGGAGATTTAAGAAGAGAAGTTTCTCTTAACTTAAAGAGATTAAAAGAAATTAATTGTTATAGAGGAGTAAGACATAAAAGAGGCTTACCAGTTAGGGGTCAAAGAACAAAGACCAATGCTAGGACTAGAAAAGGCCCAAAAACAGCAGCAGGTAAGAAGAGCAGAAAGTAG
- the rpmJ gene encoding 50S ribosomal protein L36, whose amino-acid sequence MKVRPSVKKICEKCKVIRRKGKVMVICENPKHKQRQG is encoded by the coding sequence ATGAAGGTGAGACCATCAGTAAAGAAAATATGCGAAAAGTGTAAGGTCATAAGAAGAAAAGGCAAAGTGATGGTAATTTGTGAAAACCCAAAACATAAACAAAGACAAGGATAA
- the infA gene encoding translation initiation factor IF-1 has protein sequence MSKKDIIEVEGVVLEALPNAIFKVELENGHEVLAHISGKLRMNYIKILPGDKVTLELSPYDLTRGRITWRKK, from the coding sequence ATGTCTAAAAAAGATATAATTGAGGTAGAAGGTGTTGTTCTGGAAGCTCTACCAAATGCTATATTTAAGGTGGAATTAGAGAATGGGCATGAAGTTCTTGCTCATATATCTGGAAAGTTAAGAATGAATTATATAAAAATACTTCCTGGGGACAAAGTAACATTAGAACTATCACCTTATGATTTGACTAGAGGCAGAATAACTTGGAGAAAAAAGTAG
- a CDS encoding KOW domain-containing RNA-binding protein: MEFTNDITIGQLVKSRAGRDKGNIFIVMDIIDDKHILIVDGDLRKLDKPKKKKVKHLIIYNTVITDFKKKTDEGIKINNGYIRKLLEPFNKNTF, from the coding sequence ATGGAATTTACCAATGACATAACTATTGGTCAATTAGTTAAGTCAAGAGCTGGTCGTGATAAGGGTAATATATTTATAGTTATGGACATAATTGATGATAAACATATATTGATAGTTGATGGCGATTTGCGAAAATTAGATAAGCCTAAAAAGAAAAAAGTTAAACACTTAATTATTTATAATACCGTAATAACTGATTTTAAGAAAAAAACAGATGAAGGTATAAAGATAAACAATGGCTATATACGGAAATTGTTAGAACCTTTCAATAAAAATACCTTTTAA
- a CDS encoding adenylate kinase has translation MRLVLLGPPGAGKGTQASVITERYEIPHISTGDILRSNIKQGTELGKKANEYMDKGLLVPDDLVVSLVKKRLLEDDCKDGFLLDGFPRTVKQADILDEELTNMQLKLDKVINIDVDEDVLIDRAVGRRVCKKCGATYHIKYNIPKEENKCDICGNNLFQRDDDKKETVAERIKVYTKNTKPLIDYYEEKNLILNVNGNQSIEKVSAEVIKGLS, from the coding sequence GTGAGATTAGTTCTATTAGGTCCCCCAGGTGCTGGTAAAGGTACTCAAGCATCTGTAATTACAGAAAGATATGAAATTCCTCATATTTCAACTGGAGACATATTAAGATCCAATATTAAACAAGGGACAGAACTTGGAAAAAAAGCAAATGAATATATGGATAAAGGATTATTGGTTCCAGATGATCTGGTAGTATCTTTAGTGAAAAAAAGACTTCTAGAAGATGACTGTAAAGATGGATTTTTACTAGATGGCTTCCCAAGAACAGTTAAACAGGCTGATATATTAGATGAAGAGTTAACAAATATGCAACTTAAATTGGACAAAGTAATTAATATAGATGTAGATGAAGATGTATTAATAGACAGAGCTGTTGGAAGAAGAGTATGTAAAAAATGTGGTGCAACTTATCATATAAAATATAATATTCCAAAAGAAGAGAATAAATGTGATATTTGTGGGAATAATCTTTTTCAAAGAGATGATGATAAGAAAGAAACAGTTGCCGAACGGATAAAGGTTTATACTAAAAATACTAAACCTTTGATTGATTATTATGAGGAGAAAAATTTAATATTAAATGTAAACGGGAATCAATCTATAGAAAAAGTTTCTGCAGAAGTGATAAAAGGTTTAAGTTAA